The following are encoded in a window of Bradyrhizobium sp. WBOS07 genomic DNA:
- a CDS encoding FadR/GntR family transcriptional regulator — translation MTSRIVVIPTRRAHSNHAEVARSIGIDIIAGRYAEGTRLPGDAEMIAMFGVSRPVLRESVKTLVAKGLLTTKARVGTVVRERGAWNMFDADVLAWHLDAGIDKRFLNDLAEIRLAVEPRAAMLAATRRSEQDLAELRHSMERMRLEASDSVGFADADLALHVAVARASGNLFMRSIGHVIEAALRASFLLSAPVEPEDRDTVLQWHQNIVDAIVAGDADAASEAMVFVIHNGMHRHEGTVIETATAETVPSAESGERS, via the coding sequence ATGACCTCGCGCATCGTCGTCATCCCGACGCGGCGGGCCCACTCCAACCATGCGGAGGTCGCCCGCTCGATCGGCATCGACATCATCGCCGGACGTTACGCGGAGGGGACGCGCCTGCCGGGCGACGCCGAGATGATCGCGATGTTCGGCGTGTCGCGGCCGGTGCTGCGGGAGAGCGTGAAGACGCTGGTCGCCAAGGGGCTGCTCACCACCAAGGCGCGGGTCGGCACCGTCGTGCGCGAGCGCGGCGCCTGGAACATGTTCGACGCCGACGTGCTGGCCTGGCACCTGGACGCCGGCATCGACAAGCGCTTCCTGAACGATCTCGCCGAGATCCGTCTTGCGGTCGAGCCGCGCGCGGCGATGCTGGCGGCCACGCGGCGGTCCGAGCAGGACCTGGCCGAGCTCCGGCACAGCATGGAGCGGATGCGGCTCGAAGCGTCCGACTCGGTCGGCTTTGCCGATGCCGACCTCGCGCTTCACGTCGCGGTGGCGCGCGCCTCCGGCAATCTGTTCATGCGCTCGATCGGCCACGTCATCGAGGCAGCGCTGCGCGCCTCGTTCCTGCTCAGCGCCCCGGTCGAGCCGGAGGACCGCGACACGGTGCTGCAATGGCACCAGAACATCGTCGATGCGATCGTGGCGGGCGATGCCGACGCCGCCTCGGAGGCGATGGTCTTCGTCATTCACAACGGCATGCATCGCCATGAGGGCACGGTCATCGAGACCGCAACGGCCGAGACGGTGCCATCGGCCGAATCCGGAGAGAGATCGTGA
- a CDS encoding Gfo/Idh/MocA family protein gives MTELCIAIVGFGKIARDQHVGAIATVPGAMLAAIASRNASLPGLPHFATIEELLEKGPPIDAVSLCTPPQVRRAQAAAALAAGKHVMLEKPPGAGVAELDPLIEMAAQARRTLFATWHSRHAPAVEPARQWLAGRRIQSVHISWKEDVRVWHPGQSWIWEPGGLGVFDPGINALSILTRILPRPVFVTAAELAFPANCQAPIAASLTLTDIGGLPVTAEFDFRQTGPQSWDIVVDTDRGRMTLSNGGARMAIDDKVLAEAPDEEYRGLYRRFVELAATGASDVDLTPLRLVADAFLLGKRTIVEPFVD, from the coding sequence GTGACGGAACTTTGCATCGCCATCGTCGGTTTCGGCAAGATCGCGCGCGACCAGCACGTCGGCGCAATTGCGACGGTGCCGGGCGCGATGCTGGCGGCGATTGCCAGCCGCAATGCCTCGCTGCCGGGCCTGCCGCACTTCGCGACCATCGAGGAGCTGCTGGAGAAAGGTCCGCCGATCGACGCCGTGTCGCTGTGTACGCCGCCGCAGGTGAGGCGCGCGCAGGCGGCCGCGGCGCTTGCTGCCGGCAAGCACGTCATGCTGGAAAAGCCGCCGGGCGCCGGAGTGGCCGAGCTCGATCCGCTGATCGAGATGGCGGCGCAGGCAAGACGAACCCTGTTTGCGACCTGGCATTCACGCCATGCGCCGGCGGTCGAGCCCGCGCGACAATGGCTCGCCGGGCGACGCATCCAATCGGTGCATATCAGCTGGAAGGAAGATGTCCGCGTCTGGCATCCCGGCCAGAGCTGGATCTGGGAACCAGGCGGTCTTGGCGTGTTCGATCCCGGCATCAATGCGTTGTCGATCCTGACCAGAATCCTGCCCAGGCCGGTGTTCGTCACCGCGGCCGAACTTGCCTTTCCCGCCAACTGCCAAGCGCCGATCGCTGCGAGCCTGACCCTGACCGACATAGGCGGCCTGCCTGTGACCGCCGAGTTCGACTTTCGCCAGACCGGGCCGCAGAGCTGGGATATTGTCGTCGATACCGATCGCGGCCGGATGACCTTGTCCAATGGGGGCGCGCGCATGGCCATCGACGACAAGGTTCTTGCCGAAGCTCCCGATGAGGAATATCGCGGACTCTACCGGCGCTTCGTCGAGCTCGCGGCGACCGGCGCAAGCGACGTCGATCTGACACCGCTGCGTCTCGTCGCCGACGCCTTCCTGCTCGGCAAGCGCACAATTGTCGAACCGTTCGTGGATTAG
- a CDS encoding aldose epimerase family protein, with the protein MAGSTIKKDVFGRLPDGRDVERIVLRGAGGFEARIITHGAVLQALIAPDAKGGHDDVVLGHDTFAGYLAERKFFGATVGRYANRVAGGRFSLDGETVQLAVNNGPNALHGGLDGFDRKLWEIVEIDEGAEPAVTLAYTSPHGEENYPGKLDVRLTYRVTGPAELSLSMEARSDRPTIVNLTNHSFFNLDGATSGASILDHRLTVAAEHFLAIDPTAIPLPEPPRRVAGTPFDFREARPVGERIRQGDQQLQNGRGYDHTYCFGGDGKLALAARLEAPRSGRIMELFTDQPGLQVYSGNYLDGTVSGKGGKLIRQSDAICLEPHIWPDAPNRPDFPSPRLDPGQVYRHHTVYRFAVRSP; encoded by the coding sequence ATGGCTGGCTCAACAATCAAAAAAGATGTCTTCGGGAGACTGCCTGATGGCCGCGACGTCGAGCGCATCGTGCTGCGCGGGGCAGGCGGATTCGAAGCGCGGATCATCACCCATGGTGCTGTGCTTCAGGCGCTGATCGCGCCGGATGCGAAGGGCGGTCATGACGACGTCGTGCTCGGCCACGACACGTTCGCCGGCTATCTCGCGGAACGAAAGTTCTTCGGCGCCACCGTCGGCCGCTACGCCAACCGCGTCGCTGGGGGGCGGTTCTCGCTGGATGGCGAGACGGTGCAGCTTGCCGTCAACAACGGGCCGAATGCCCTGCACGGCGGTCTCGATGGATTCGACCGCAAGCTCTGGGAGATCGTGGAGATCGACGAGGGCGCAGAGCCCGCAGTGACGCTCGCCTATACGAGTCCGCACGGGGAGGAGAACTATCCCGGCAAGCTCGATGTCCGCCTGACCTATCGCGTCACCGGCCCGGCCGAACTGTCGCTTTCCATGGAAGCGCGCAGCGACCGGCCGACCATCGTCAACCTGACCAACCACAGCTTCTTCAATCTCGACGGCGCAACGTCAGGCGCGTCCATCCTCGACCACCGCCTGACGGTCGCCGCCGAGCATTTCCTCGCGATCGATCCCACCGCCATTCCATTGCCGGAGCCGCCGCGTCGCGTTGCCGGCACGCCGTTCGATTTCCGCGAAGCTCGGCCGGTCGGCGAGCGCATCCGGCAGGGCGATCAGCAATTGCAGAACGGCAGGGGCTACGACCACACCTATTGCTTCGGCGGCGACGGCAAGCTCGCGCTGGCCGCAAGGCTGGAGGCGCCGCGCTCGGGCCGGATCATGGAGCTGTTCACCGACCAGCCCGGCCTTCAGGTCTATTCCGGCAATTATCTGGACGGCACGGTTTCGGGGAAGGGCGGCAAGCTGATCCGGCAGTCGGACGCCATTTGCCTGGAGCCGCACATCTGGCCCGATGCGCCGAACCGGCCGGATTTTCCGAGCCCGCGCCTCGATCCCGGCCAGGTCTATCGCCATCACACGGTGTATCGCTTTGCAGTGAGGTCGCCATGA
- a CDS encoding SMP-30/gluconolactonase/LRE family protein — MEQVPTTVLSDDPCHLGEGPTYDVTTDTAWWFDIREGRLFEAQLGSGSIRVHALGRMASALGRIDAERQLIVAEDGLYIRTLADGAMTLFFALEADNPVTRSNDCRVHQSGTFWIGTMGKKAEPKAGAIYALHRGKISTLFPGISIPNSICFSPDGATGYFTDTPRAVLYAVPLNPATGLPRGEPEVLLRHTGIGGLDGSVCDADGQIWNACWGASRIDVYSPQGERLRSLGVPARQASCPAFVGPDLSRLLVTSAWQDMDTAARAADPQAGYTFLLEASARGRAEPDVKLA; from the coding sequence ATGGAGCAGGTGCCGACCACCGTTCTCTCGGACGATCCCTGCCATCTTGGCGAGGGCCCGACCTATGACGTGACCACCGACACCGCCTGGTGGTTCGACATCCGCGAGGGACGGCTGTTCGAGGCGCAACTCGGCAGTGGCAGCATCCGCGTCCATGCGCTCGGTCGGATGGCGAGCGCGCTCGGTCGCATCGATGCCGAACGGCAGCTGATCGTCGCCGAGGACGGGCTTTACATCCGCACGCTCGCCGATGGCGCCATGACGCTGTTCTTCGCGCTCGAGGCGGACAATCCGGTCACGCGTTCCAACGATTGCCGCGTGCACCAGTCCGGCACGTTCTGGATCGGCACCATGGGCAAGAAGGCCGAGCCAAAAGCCGGGGCGATCTACGCGCTTCATCGCGGCAAGATATCGACACTGTTTCCCGGCATCAGCATCCCCAATTCGATCTGCTTCTCGCCCGATGGCGCCACCGGCTACTTCACCGACACGCCGCGCGCCGTGCTCTATGCCGTGCCGCTCAATCCCGCGACCGGCCTGCCGCGCGGCGAGCCGGAGGTGCTGCTGCGCCATACCGGCATTGGCGGTCTCGACGGCTCGGTGTGCGACGCCGACGGGCAGATCTGGAACGCCTGCTGGGGCGCGAGCCGGATTGACGTCTACTCTCCGCAAGGCGAACGCCTGCGCTCGCTCGGCGTGCCGGCACGGCAGGCGAGTTGCCCGGCCTTCGTCGGCCCCGACTTGTCGCGTCTCCTCGTCACCTCCGCCTGGCAGGACATGGACACGGCCGCGCGCGCCGCCGATCCGCAAGCCGGTTACACCTTTCTATTGGAGGCCTCCGCGCGCGGTCGCGCGGAGCCCGACGTCAAGCTCGCATAG
- the chvE gene encoding multiple monosaccharide ABC transporter substrate-binding protein — protein sequence MQKLKTAFLALALAGAATMATSLPAAAQDKATVGIAMPTKSSARWIDDGNNMVKVLKERGYNTDLQYAEDDIPNQLSQVENMVTKGAKALVIAAIDGTTLSDVLKQAKAKGITVIAYDRLIRGTPNVDYYATFDNFQVGVLQAQSIEQGLGLKEGKGPFNIELFGGSPDDNNAYFFYNGAMSVLKPYIDSGKLVVASGQMGMDKVATLRWDGATAQARMDNLLSAYYGNKKLNAVLSPYDGISIGIISSLKGVGYGSAGQPMPIISGQDAEVPSIKAMLRGDQYSTIFKDTRDLAKVTADMVDAALAGKQVTVNDTKTYENGVKTVPSYLLKPVVVYKDNWEKVLVDSGYYKKSQFQ from the coding sequence ATGCAGAAACTGAAGACCGCATTCCTCGCACTGGCGCTGGCGGGCGCTGCGACGATGGCCACGAGCCTTCCCGCTGCCGCCCAGGACAAGGCGACCGTCGGCATCGCCATGCCGACGAAGTCGTCTGCGCGCTGGATCGACGACGGCAACAACATGGTCAAGGTGCTGAAGGAACGCGGCTACAACACCGACCTGCAATATGCCGAGGACGACATTCCGAACCAGCTCTCGCAGGTCGAGAACATGGTGACCAAGGGCGCGAAAGCGCTGGTGATCGCCGCAATCGACGGCACCACGCTGTCCGACGTGCTCAAGCAGGCGAAAGCAAAAGGCATCACCGTGATCGCCTATGACCGCCTGATCCGCGGCACGCCGAACGTCGACTATTACGCGACCTTCGACAATTTCCAGGTCGGCGTCTTGCAGGCGCAATCGATCGAGCAGGGGCTCGGGCTGAAGGAAGGCAAGGGCCCGTTCAACATCGAGCTGTTCGGCGGCTCGCCGGACGACAACAATGCCTACTTCTTCTACAACGGCGCGATGAGCGTGCTGAAGCCCTACATCGACAGCGGCAAGCTCGTCGTCGCCTCGGGCCAGATGGGCATGGACAAGGTCGCGACCTTGCGTTGGGACGGCGCCACCGCCCAGGCCCGAATGGACAATCTGCTCAGCGCCTATTACGGCAACAAGAAGCTCAACGCCGTGCTGTCGCCCTATGACGGCATCTCGATCGGCATCATTTCGTCACTGAAGGGCGTCGGCTACGGCAGCGCCGGTCAGCCGATGCCGATCATTTCGGGGCAGGACGCCGAGGTGCCTTCGATCAAGGCGATGCTGCGCGGCGACCAATATTCGACCATCTTCAAGGACACCCGCGACCTCGCCAAGGTGACCGCCGACATGGTCGACGCCGCGCTCGCCGGCAAGCAGGTCACGGTCAACGACACCAAGACCTACGAGAACGGCGTCAAGACCGTGCCGTCCTACCTGCTCAAGCCGGTCGTGGTCTACAAGGACAATTGGGAGAAGGTCCTGGTCGACAGCGGCTACTACAAGAAGTCGCAGTTCCAGTAA
- the mmsA gene encoding multiple monosaccharide ABC transporter ATP-binding protein produces MTAMLEMRNVSKSFAGVQALRDVNFSVHAGQIHALVGENGAGKSTLMKVLSGVYPYGSYEGTIVFEGEERRFRDINDSEALGIIIIHQELALIPLMSIAENIFLSHPPSKLGVIDRDEVYRRTQELLAQVGLKESPDTLITDLGVGKQQLVEIAKALSKRVRMLILDEPTASLNEADSAALLERLMAFRQQGIGSILISHKLNEVAKVADHITVLRDGRTVDSIDCHAEPIQEDRIIRSMVNRDMAHRFPERNAKIGEPVLDVANWSVYHPIHPERQVIKNVNFGVRRGEVVGIAGLMGAGRTEFAMSLFGRSWGTNITGTIRLEGREIVLPSVAAAIDAGLAYVTEDRKQLGLILADDVRKNITLASLDQVAPSRVIDDIAELKVASDYRTRMRIRCSDVYQETGQLSGGNQQKVVLSKWLMTDPKVLILDEPTRGIDVGAKYEIYCIINELAEAGRGVVVISSEMPELLGICDRICVMNEGAFVGEFKGADATQEKIMRAIMRNERNIGNAAPAAAEMGGMQP; encoded by the coding sequence ATGACCGCCATGCTGGAGATGCGCAACGTCAGCAAGAGCTTCGCTGGTGTGCAGGCGTTGCGCGACGTCAACTTCTCGGTTCACGCCGGGCAGATCCACGCGCTCGTCGGCGAGAACGGCGCCGGCAAGTCGACGCTAATGAAGGTGCTGAGCGGGGTCTACCCGTACGGCAGCTACGAGGGCACCATCGTCTTCGAAGGCGAGGAGCGGCGCTTCCGCGACATCAACGATTCCGAGGCGCTCGGCATCATCATCATCCACCAGGAGCTGGCGCTGATCCCGCTGATGTCGATCGCGGAAAACATCTTCCTGTCGCATCCGCCCTCGAAGCTCGGCGTGATCGACCGCGACGAGGTGTACCGGCGCACGCAGGAATTGCTGGCCCAGGTCGGCCTGAAGGAATCCCCGGATACGCTGATCACCGATCTCGGCGTCGGCAAGCAGCAACTGGTCGAAATCGCCAAAGCGCTGTCCAAGCGGGTGCGGATGCTGATCCTGGACGAGCCGACCGCCAGCCTGAACGAAGCCGACAGCGCCGCGCTGCTCGAGCGCCTGATGGCCTTCCGCCAGCAGGGCATCGGCTCGATCCTGATCTCGCACAAGCTTAACGAGGTCGCCAAGGTCGCCGACCACATCACCGTGCTGCGCGACGGCCGTACCGTCGACAGCATCGATTGCCATGCCGAGCCGATCCAGGAAGATCGCATCATCCGCAGCATGGTCAATCGCGATATGGCCCACCGCTTCCCGGAGCGTAACGCCAAGATCGGCGAGCCCGTGCTCGACGTCGCGAACTGGTCGGTCTATCACCCGATCCATCCCGAGCGGCAGGTGATCAAGAACGTCAATTTCGGCGTCAGGCGCGGCGAGGTCGTCGGCATTGCCGGATTGATGGGCGCCGGACGGACCGAGTTTGCCATGAGCCTGTTCGGCCGCTCCTGGGGAACCAATATCACCGGCACGATCCGGCTGGAGGGGCGGGAGATCGTGCTGCCGAGCGTCGCGGCGGCGATCGACGCTGGCCTTGCCTATGTCACCGAGGACCGCAAGCAGCTCGGCCTGATCCTGGCCGACGACGTCCGCAAGAACATCACGCTTGCCAGCCTCGACCAGGTCGCGCCGAGCCGGGTGATCGACGACATCGCCGAGCTGAAGGTCGCCAGCGACTACCGCACCCGCATGCGCATCCGCTGCTCCGACGTCTACCAGGAGACCGGCCAGCTCTCCGGCGGCAACCAGCAGAAGGTGGTGCTGTCGAAATGGCTGATGACCGACCCGAAAGTCCTGATCCTGGACGAGCCGACGCGGGGCATCGATGTCGGTGCCAAGTACGAGATTTACTGTATCATCAACGAGCTGGCGGAGGCCGGTCGCGGTGTCGTGGTGATCTCCTCTGAGATGCCCGAGCTGCTCGGCATCTGCGACCGCATCTGTGTCATGAACGAAGGCGCCTTCGTTGGCGAGTTCAAGGGCGCGGACGCGACGCAAGAGAAGATCATGCGCGCCATCATGCGCAACGAACGAAACATTGGGAACGCCGCGCCCGCGGCCGCGGAAATGGGAGGAATGCAGCCATGA
- the mmsB gene encoding multiple monosaccharide ABC transporter permease, which produces MTDKTVSLPEERRHGSFIKNNLRNYGMLMSLIAIMLFFQVMTGGTLLQPLNLTNLVLQNSYIVIMALGMLLVIVTGHIDLSVGSVAGFVGAVAAVLMVTYKVDYTLAFIACLLLGAAIGAAQGYWVAYFGIPSFIVTLAGMLVFKGLALAVLQGQSLGPFPATFQKLSSGFIPELLPEAGTLHPTSMLIGAVLALGLVYASAKGRSREQAHGIEVEPYAFFLGKSVLLACAVLYFTYLIASHRGLPNVLVIMTALIALYGFVTRRTVIGRQVYAVGGNAKAAKLSGIKTERLTFLTFVNMGVLAALAGLVFAARLNTATPKAGLGFELDVIAACFIGGASAYGGVGRVGGAVVGAMIMGVMNNGMSILGIGIDYQQVIKGLVLLGAVCIDVYNQRR; this is translated from the coding sequence ATGACCGACAAGACGGTGTCGCTGCCCGAGGAGCGCCGGCACGGCAGCTTCATCAAGAACAATCTGCGCAACTACGGCATGCTGATGTCGTTGATCGCGATCATGCTGTTTTTCCAGGTGATGACCGGCGGTACGCTGCTGCAGCCGCTCAACCTGACCAATCTCGTACTTCAGAACAGCTACATCGTCATCATGGCGCTGGGCATGCTTCTGGTGATCGTCACCGGCCATATCGACCTCTCGGTCGGCTCGGTCGCCGGCTTCGTCGGCGCGGTCGCGGCCGTGCTGATGGTGACCTACAAGGTCGACTACACGCTCGCCTTCATCGCCTGCCTGCTGCTGGGGGCAGCGATCGGTGCGGCGCAAGGCTACTGGGTGGCCTATTTCGGCATTCCGTCCTTCATCGTCACGCTGGCGGGCATGCTGGTGTTCAAGGGGCTCGCGCTCGCGGTGCTGCAGGGCCAGTCACTCGGCCCATTCCCGGCAACCTTCCAGAAGCTGTCCTCCGGCTTCATTCCGGAGCTGCTGCCCGAGGCCGGCACGCTGCATCCGACCTCCATGCTGATCGGCGCCGTGCTCGCGCTCGGCCTCGTCTATGCCAGCGCCAAGGGGCGGTCGCGCGAGCAAGCGCATGGCATCGAGGTCGAGCCTTACGCGTTCTTCCTGGGCAAGAGCGTCCTGCTCGCCTGCGCCGTGCTCTATTTCACCTATCTGATCGCCTCCCATCGCGGCCTGCCGAACGTGCTGGTGATCATGACCGCCTTGATCGCGCTCTACGGCTTCGTCACCCGTCGCACCGTGATCGGTCGGCAGGTCTATGCAGTCGGCGGCAATGCGAAGGCGGCGAAGCTGTCGGGCATCAAGACGGAGCGGCTGACCTTTCTCACCTTCGTCAACATGGGCGTGCTCGCCGCGCTCGCCGGCCTCGTCTTCGCCGCACGCCTCAACACCGCGACCCCGAAGGCCGGGCTAGGCTTCGAGCTCGACGTCATCGCCGCCTGCTTCATCGGCGGCGCCTCGGCCTATGGCGGCGTGGGTCGGGTCGGCGGCGCCGTGGTGGGCGCCATGATCATGGGCGTGATGAACAACGGCATGTCCATCCTCGGCATCGGCATCGACTATCAGCAGGTCATCAAGGGCCTGGTGCTGCTCGGGGCGGTGTGTATCGACGTGTATAACCAGCGGCGGTAA
- a CDS encoding cytochrome c oxidase subunit 3 family protein produces the protein MSATDLEQEGSGWGILEDLPGDPMIWVLIFSELAAFGLFLGAFVVARALHPAVFAAGQATLDAHLAGLNTIVLVTSGWAAARATAAARAGNRGRARGWLFGAMALGALFIAVKLLEYAGEIASGNGLETSPFFTLYFLLTGFHLLHVGLGIVILAVVSRGARAASVETGTAFWHMVDLLWIVMFPIIYLVHP, from the coding sequence ATGTCGGCAACGGACCTCGAACAAGAAGGCAGCGGCTGGGGAATCCTGGAAGATCTTCCCGGCGATCCCATGATCTGGGTGCTCATCTTCAGCGAGCTCGCCGCGTTCGGTCTGTTCCTCGGTGCCTTCGTCGTCGCTCGTGCGCTTCACCCGGCGGTCTTCGCGGCAGGTCAGGCCACGCTTGATGCGCATCTGGCGGGACTCAACACCATCGTGCTGGTGACCAGCGGCTGGGCTGCCGCACGCGCGACGGCTGCAGCACGCGCGGGCAACAGGGGACGTGCGCGCGGCTGGCTGTTCGGCGCCATGGCGCTCGGCGCGCTCTTCATCGCAGTCAAGCTGCTCGAATATGCCGGCGAGATCGCCTCCGGAAACGGCCTGGAGACCAGCCCGTTCTTCACGCTGTACTTCCTCCTCACCGGATTCCATCTGCTGCATGTCGGCCTCGGCATCGTGATTCTGGCCGTGGTTTCCCGGGGTGCACGGGCGGCAAGCGTCGAGACCGGAACCGCGTTCTGGCACATGGTCGACCTGCTCTGGATCGTCATGTTTCCCATCATCTATCTGGTGCACCCGTGA
- a CDS encoding cytochrome C oxidase subunit IV family protein, giving the protein MPDRLDLAWIVLIGLALATLLVPALVSRPLFANALLLTFAALKGRRVVLDFLDLRAAPALWRGLVSAWILIVVLFAWLASAIVVLI; this is encoded by the coding sequence ATTCCCGATCGTCTCGACCTGGCCTGGATCGTGTTGATCGGCCTCGCGCTCGCGACCCTTCTGGTTCCGGCGCTGGTGTCGCGACCCTTGTTCGCCAATGCCTTGCTGCTGACCTTCGCCGCCCTCAAGGGCCGCCGTGTCGTGCTCGACTTCCTCGATCTTCGCGCGGCACCGGCGCTCTGGCGCGGCCTCGTCAGTGCCTGGATCCTCATCGTGGTGCTGTTCGCGTGGCTCGCATCCGCCATCGTCGTTCTGATCTGA
- a CDS encoding cytochrome c, with protein MAERLTKSAARNVFYGGSAFFFAIFIGLTAHSHYYIATTSTDATTLTSSVARGKHVWEKNSCINCHTLLGEGAYFAPEVGNVWDRWGGNEDPAAARETLKAWMQSQPSGAPGRRQMPQFNLTNQELDDLADFLEWTSKIKRQEWPPNKAG; from the coding sequence ATGGCTGAACGCCTGACCAAGTCGGCCGCTCGAAACGTGTTCTACGGCGGCTCGGCCTTCTTCTTCGCCATTTTCATAGGGCTGACGGCGCACAGCCACTACTACATCGCCACGACGTCCACGGACGCAACGACGCTGACGTCGTCGGTCGCGCGCGGCAAGCATGTCTGGGAGAAGAACTCCTGCATCAACTGCCATACCCTGCTCGGCGAGGGCGCCTATTTCGCGCCTGAGGTCGGCAATGTCTGGGATCGCTGGGGCGGCAACGAGGACCCGGCCGCGGCACGCGAGACGCTGAAGGCGTGGATGCAGTCGCAGCCCTCCGGTGCGCCGGGCCGGCGGCAGATGCCGCAGTTCAACCTCACCAACCAGGAGCTCGACGATCTCGCCGACTTCCTGGAATGGACCAGCAAGATCAAGCGGCAGGAATGGCCGCCGAACAAGGCCGGCTGA